The proteins below are encoded in one region of Sideroxydans lithotrophicus ES-1:
- a CDS encoding histidine triad nucleotide-binding protein produces MSDNCLFCKIVRGEIPSRKLYEDDEVIAFHDINPVAPVHFMLVPRLHLGSLLDVEEAHAALLGRMLLLAPRLAREQGLEHGFRTVINSGKGGGQEVFHLHIHVIGGGNIPPMVKRS; encoded by the coding sequence ATGAGCGACAATTGCCTCTTCTGCAAGATAGTGCGCGGCGAGATCCCGAGCCGCAAGCTGTACGAGGATGATGAAGTGATCGCTTTTCACGACATCAATCCGGTGGCGCCCGTGCACTTCATGCTGGTTCCCCGGCTGCATCTGGGGTCGCTACTGGATGTCGAGGAAGCGCATGCAGCCCTGCTGGGCAGGATGTTGCTGCTGGCGCCCAGGCTGGCGCGCGAACAGGGTCTGGAGCACGGCTTCCGCACTGTGATCAATAGCGGCAAGGGCGGAGGGCAGGAAGTGTTCCATTTGCACATTCATGTCATTGGCGGCGGCAATATCCCGCCGATGGTCAAACGTAGTTAA
- the tatA gene encoding Sec-independent protein translocase subunit TatA, whose product MGSLSIWHWLIVLLVVVLIFGTKKLRNIGEDLGGAVKGFKEGMKSEEESHKQLAQDDKTIEGEAKEKTQTKV is encoded by the coding sequence ATGGGTTCATTAAGTATCTGGCATTGGTTGATCGTGTTGCTGGTGGTCGTGCTGATCTTCGGTACCAAGAAGTTGCGCAATATCGGCGAGGACCTGGGCGGTGCGGTCAAAGGCTTCAAGGAAGGCATGAAGAGCGAGGAAGAGTCCCACAAACAGCTTGCGCAGGACGACAAGACCATCGAGGGCGAAGCGAAAGAGAAGACTCAAACCAAGGTTTGA
- the tatB gene encoding Sec-independent protein translocase protein TatB, whose product MFDFSFSELVVIMVVALIVIGPERLPKVARTMGLLWGRAQRYINGVRADIERDMQMEELKQLKLKVEQEAAAAAQTVSSASRTLDDHLQGLQEQESMPVEQAKPRSVPAAGTAPKEQTVPEQKQFPTD is encoded by the coding sequence ATGTTTGATTTCAGCTTTTCCGAACTGGTCGTCATCATGGTGGTGGCGCTCATCGTCATCGGTCCCGAGCGCCTGCCCAAAGTGGCTCGCACCATGGGGCTGCTGTGGGGCAGGGCACAGCGATACATCAATGGTGTCCGTGCGGATATCGAGCGCGACATGCAGATGGAAGAGCTGAAGCAGCTCAAGCTCAAAGTGGAGCAGGAAGCTGCCGCCGCAGCGCAAACCGTCAGCAGCGCCAGCCGGACGCTGGATGATCATCTGCAAGGATTGCAGGAACAGGAGTCGATGCCGGTTGAGCAGGCCAAGCCGCGCAGTGTGCCGGCCGCAGGAACTGCGCCGAAAGAACAAACAGTCCCCGAACAGAAGCAGTTTCCGACCGACTAG
- the tatC gene encoding twin-arginine translocase subunit TatC, translating to MSTSENLISHLLELRKRLLNSAVALLLVFICLFPWASNLYALLARPLLSKLPAGGQMIATDVTTPFFVPLKVAMMAAFLIALPYILYQAWRFVAPGLYVNEKRWILPLLVSSVLLFFSGMAFAYFVVFPVVFGFITSAAPHGVAVMTDIDKYLSFVLSMFMAFGLAFQVPIAVVLLVKTGVVSTAKLREARPYVVVGAFVVGAIFTPPDVVSQCMLATPLWLLYEAGIVVASWMGQKTA from the coding sequence GTGAGCACCAGCGAAAACCTGATCTCCCACCTGCTTGAGCTGCGCAAACGCCTGCTCAATTCCGCCGTCGCCCTGCTGCTGGTGTTCATCTGCCTGTTTCCATGGGCGTCGAACCTGTATGCCTTGCTGGCGCGGCCATTGCTGTCAAAACTCCCTGCGGGCGGACAGATGATCGCGACCGACGTCACCACGCCGTTCTTCGTGCCGCTCAAGGTTGCAATGATGGCGGCATTCCTGATCGCGCTTCCTTATATTCTGTACCAGGCGTGGCGCTTCGTTGCGCCGGGCTTGTATGTGAACGAGAAGCGCTGGATATTGCCGCTGCTGGTTTCCAGCGTACTGCTGTTCTTCAGCGGCATGGCTTTTGCCTATTTCGTGGTTTTCCCGGTGGTGTTCGGGTTCATTACTTCGGCCGCCCCGCACGGGGTGGCGGTCATGACCGACATCGACAAATATCTCAGCTTCGTGCTGAGCATGTTCATGGCGTTCGGCCTGGCTTTCCAGGTGCCCATCGCAGTCGTGCTGCTGGTAAAGACCGGCGTGGTGAGCACGGCCAAACTGCGCGAGGCCCGGCCCTATGTCGTCGTTGGCGCCTTTGTCGTCGGGGCGATCTTCACCCCGCCTGATGTGGTGTCACAGTGCATGCTGGCCACCCCGCTGTGGCTGCTCTACGAAGCAGGCATCGTGGTGGCGAGCTGGATGGGGCAGAAAACGGCGTAA
- a CDS encoding Do family serine endopeptidase has protein sequence MRKFWLLFAQATTVGLAMLFVIHTLRPSLLPNAARSGVVTLYENSANNNGSLPAEGFSRAAQKVMPAVVNVFTSSEVKAPTSPFMDDPRFRFFFGDEFDNNVPQQSSSLGSGVIVSHDGYILTNHHVIESADQIEVALADGRTAKGRVIGSDPDTDLAVIKVDLGSNLPAITFGQSDQAHVGDIVLAVGNPFGVGQTVTMGIVSALKRNHLGLSTFENFIQTDAAINPGNSGGALVDAEGNLLGINSAIYSPNGGSLGIGFAIPESTAKKIMEQIIQNGSVTRGWIGVAVQDLTPELLESFKLGDVKGVLIAEVVRGSPADKAGVKAGDILLSIADKPLTDSTIMLETISSLPPGKVTMLKLLRNQSEVVVQVKVGKRPKPKPQE, from the coding sequence ATGCGCAAATTCTGGCTCTTGTTCGCCCAAGCTACCACAGTCGGCCTCGCGATGCTGTTCGTCATCCACACGCTCAGGCCATCGCTGCTGCCCAATGCGGCGCGCAGCGGTGTGGTGACACTGTATGAGAACAGCGCCAACAATAACGGCAGCTTGCCTGCCGAAGGCTTCAGCCGGGCAGCGCAGAAAGTGATGCCTGCAGTGGTGAACGTATTCACCAGCAGCGAAGTGAAGGCCCCGACTTCGCCCTTCATGGACGATCCGCGTTTCCGCTTTTTTTTCGGCGATGAATTCGACAACAACGTTCCCCAGCAGAGTTCCAGCCTGGGTTCGGGTGTCATCGTCAGCCATGACGGTTACATACTCACCAACCACCATGTCATCGAAAGTGCAGACCAGATCGAGGTTGCCCTTGCCGATGGCCGCACTGCCAAGGGACGCGTCATCGGTTCGGATCCGGATACCGACCTCGCCGTCATCAAGGTCGATCTGGGCAGCAACCTGCCCGCCATCACGTTCGGCCAGTCCGATCAGGCGCATGTCGGCGACATCGTGCTCGCCGTCGGCAATCCTTTCGGCGTAGGGCAGACCGTGACCATGGGCATCGTCAGTGCGCTGAAGCGCAACCATCTTGGGCTCAGCACCTTCGAGAACTTCATCCAGACCGATGCAGCCATCAATCCCGGCAATTCGGGGGGCGCCCTGGTGGATGCGGAAGGCAACCTGCTCGGCATCAACAGCGCGATCTATTCCCCCAATGGCGGCTCGCTCGGCATCGGCTTCGCCATCCCGGAAAGCACGGCCAAGAAGATCATGGAACAGATCATCCAGAACGGCTCGGTCACGCGCGGCTGGATCGGCGTGGCAGTACAGGACCTCACTCCGGAGCTGCTGGAATCGTTCAAGCTCGGCGACGTGAAAGGCGTACTGATCGCTGAAGTGGTGCGTGGTAGCCCGGCAGACAAGGCCGGCGTCAAAGCCGGCGACATCCTGCTCAGCATCGCGGACAAACCACTGACCGATTCCACGATCATGCTGGAAACGATATCCTCGCTGCCGCCGGGGAAAGTAACCATGCTCAAGCTGCTGCGCAACCAGTCGGAAGTGGTAGTCCAGGTCAAGGTCGGCAAACGGCCAAAACCCAAACCCCAGGAATAG
- a CDS encoding Nif3-like dinuclear metal center hexameric protein — protein sequence MRLNELRDYIGTELGAGRFRDYCPNGLQVEGRAEVRRIASGVTASQAVLEAATAWGADAILVHHGYFWRSEDAAITGIKKRRVAHLLKHDISLLAYHLPLDAHPEFGNNAQLGMKLGFDEQGRFGEQDIAMHGALVHPQTLHQLALHIQTVLQRVPQVIGHANPSIARIAWCSGGGQGYFEQAVALGVDAFLTGEISEQNVHVAQETGVAFIAAGHHATERYGVQALGEHLAGRFGLEHRFFDQDNPV from the coding sequence ATGCGATTGAATGAGTTGCGCGATTATATCGGAACCGAGCTGGGGGCCGGCCGTTTTCGTGATTACTGCCCGAACGGTCTGCAGGTTGAAGGCAGGGCGGAAGTGCGGCGTATCGCTAGCGGCGTCACAGCCTCGCAAGCTGTGCTGGAAGCGGCAACGGCCTGGGGGGCGGATGCCATCCTCGTTCACCATGGATATTTCTGGCGCAGCGAAGATGCCGCCATCACCGGGATCAAAAAGCGCCGTGTCGCGCATCTGCTGAAACACGACATCAGCCTGCTGGCCTATCATCTTCCGCTCGATGCCCATCCCGAATTCGGCAACAACGCCCAGCTCGGGATGAAGCTCGGCTTCGATGAGCAGGGGCGTTTCGGTGAGCAGGACATCGCCATGCACGGGGCTTTGGTGCATCCGCAAACCCTGCATCAACTTGCCCTGCATATCCAGACTGTCCTGCAGCGTGTGCCGCAGGTCATCGGGCATGCCAACCCGAGCATCGCCCGCATCGCGTGGTGCAGCGGTGGGGGGCAGGGGTATTTCGAGCAGGCGGTCGCACTGGGTGTGGACGCTTTTCTGACCGGCGAGATATCGGAACAGAACGTGCATGTCGCGCAAGAGACCGGCGTCGCTTTCATTGCGGCCGGGCATCACGCCACCGAACGTTACGGTGTACAGGCATTGGGCGAGCATCTGGCAGGCCGGTTCGGATTGGAACACCGGTTCTTCGACCAGGATAATCCGGTCTGA